DNA sequence from the Brevundimonas sp. NIBR10 genome:
AATCCGCACCACCGGTTCTGGGCCCACTCCAGCGACCCCGCCTATCCGATGCCTCCGGCCGGGGTGCTTTCGGGGGGGCCGAACAACACCAACATGAGCGATCCCGTCGCCGAGACCATGCGCGGGAAATGCCTGCCCCAAACCTGCTGGCGCGACGACATCGGGGCCTTCACCCAGAACGAGGTGGCCATCAACTGGAACGCGCCCTTCGTCTGGGTCGCGGCCTTCCTGTCGCCCGGCTAGCCGCCCTTGCCCGCCAGCGCCTTCAGCTTGCGCAGGGCCGGCGTCACCATCGGGATGGTCAGCATCGTCGATCCGACGGCCATCAGCAAAAGCGCGGTAAAGGTCTCGTTGGTGATGATCCCCCGGTCCAGCAGGATGTTGGCGAAGATGATCATGATCAGGGCCTTGGTCTGCAGCAGCCACCCGATGATCGAGGCCTCGCCCTTCTCCCATTTCAGGATGCGACCGGCGATCTGAAGACCCGCCAGCTTGCCCGCCACCGAGGCGAACAACAGCAGGGCCGCAGCCCCGAACACGGCCACCCCGCCCACGTCCCACTGGGTGCGCAAGCCCGTGCTGAGGAAAAAGACCGGCATGATGGCCAACAGGATGTGGTCGCGGAACTGGTCCATCCGCTTGCGGTCGAACCATTCGCCGTCCAGCACGGCCCCCGACAGGAAGGCCCCCACCATGAAGTGCAACCCGCACCAGTCGGCCGCAAACCCGCAAGCCGCCAGCCAGATCAGAGAGACGTACCAGCGGTCGCGTTCCTGCAGCCACTTCATTAGCGCCCGGATCGCATAGGTCGCGACGGCGAAGCCCACAAGGAAGATTGCCTGCCGTCCGACCCGCTCCCAATCCAGCAGGATCAGGGCCAGAACGCCCCAGATGGCGATGTCGTCCAGGCTGGCGTAACGAAGCACACGCTGGCCCAGCGGCAGACGCAGGATCTCCAGCTTCTCGAGAAACAGCACCAGGATCGGCAGGGCCGTCACCGCACAGGCCATGCCGATGCCCAGCACGACCTGCCAGGGCTGACCATTCGGCCCGACCCACCCCGGAAGCTGAAGCATCGCGATACCGGCCACGGCGCCGAACATCAGGGGCACGGTCAGGGCCAGTCCGGCCGTGACCCCGGTCTCGCCACGACGCGCCCAGGCCTGTTTCAGGTCCAGTTCGATCCCGGCGATCCACACGAAGATCATCACCGCCCACCAGGCGACACCGTTCAGAGCCGTGATGACCTGGGGATTGAAGACGAACTCATAGTATCCCGGCGCCACCGCCCCCAGCACGCCGGGCCCCAGCAGGATCCCGCAGACGATCTGAACCACGACCAGGGGCGCATAGTATTCGGTGCGCAGCCCGCGCCAGATCAGATACGGTGCCGTGAAGATCAGCAGCAACGCGATCAGGAATATCTCGGTCGTCGTCATTGCGTGCATGGAAGACCCCCGCCACTCAGCTCTTGTTCGGCTGATCGAATTTCAAGTTGGCGTCGATCGCGCGAGCGATATGTCGCGTCGATCGACAACTCAGACAATTACATGGCCCGACGGCGACGGCAAGGCTTACGGCCAAGCTGCCCCGTCATCGCGCAGCACAATGCTCGGCGATGAACGCCGCATGGGCCGGCATGTAGTCCGCCGAGTTCCGGATCGCCTCGGCCGTCTGGGCCAATCGCCGCCGGGTCTCGTCGACGGTCAGGACATCGGCGACCGGATCGTAACTGGCCGGGGCGACATTCTGGCCGATCATGACGGCGAACCAACTGGTGTCGTTGAACAGCTCCTCGTTCTCCCGGAACACCCGGCCCCGGCTGCGGAAGATCTCGTACTTTTCAAGAAGGCTGTCCGGCACCGGCATGGTCCGGACGTAGTTCCAGAACTCCGTGTCCGTCCTCTGGGTCGCGTTGTAGTGCAGGATGATGAAGTCGCGGATCCGCTCGGCCTCGTAGGCGACGACCCGGTTGAACCGGTCGGTCTCGGCCTGTTCGAAGGCCTTGGTCGGGAACATGGCTAACAGGTTGGCGATGCCGCTCTGGACCATGTGGATGCTGGTGGATTCGAGCGGCTCGATGAAGCCGGACGCCAGTCCCAGCGCCACGACGTTCCGGTTCCAGGACTTCCGGCGTCGCCCGGTCGTGAAGCGAAGCGTCCGGGGTTCGGCCAGAGCCTTGCCGTCCAGCTGGCTCAGCAGGTCCGCCGTCGCGTCCGCCTCGTCGATGAACCGGCTTGAAAACACATATCCATTGCCGGTCCGGTGCTGGAGCGGGATCCGCCACTGCCATCCTGCCGCCCGCGCCGTCGACCGCGTGAAGGGCACAGGGTCCTCGACCCGCTCGCACGGAACGGCGACGGCCCGGTCGGCGGGAAGCCAGTGCGACCAGTCGTCATAGCCGGTCTTCAATGCCCCCTCGATCAGCAGCCCGCGAAAGCCGGAGCAGTCGACGAACAGATCGGCTTCGACCGTCCGGCCGTCGCCCAGGGTCAGGCGTTCAACGAACCCGTCCTCGCCACGCAGGGCGACGTCGACGATCCGCCCCTCGAGCCGGCTAACGCCCCGGCCCTCGGAATATTCGCGCAGGTAGCGAGCATACAGTCCCGCGTCGAAATGGAAGGCATAGGCGATCTTGGACAGGGGCGATCGTCCGGCATCGATGGGGCGCATGAACTTGCCCCGCTCGGCCGCCATGGCCTGGAGGGAATATTCAGAGATCGACGAGGAATCGCCCTGCTGGTTCAGCCGAAGCCAGAAGGCGTGAAACGACACGCCCTCCATATCCACACCGAACGGGCCGAACGGATGGAAATAGTGATCTCCGATCCGGCCCCAGTCGCGGAACTGGATCCCGAGCTTGAAGGTGCCTTGGGTGCGCCGGATGAACTCGTCCTCGTCCAGACCGAGCATGGTGTTGAAGGTGCGGATCTGGGGGATCGTCGCCTCACCGACGCCGACGGTTCCGATCTCGTCGGACTCGATCAGGGTGATCTCGGCGTAGCCGGGGCCCAGAATCTTGGCCAGGGCAGCCGCCGTCATCCAGCCTGCCGTGCCCCCGCCGACGATGGCGATCTTTCGTATGCGGTTGTCAGTCGTCATGGGTCACGATGGCCTGGGTTGTGTCGGTTCGCGTGAGTATCGGGTCAGCATCTCGGCGTGGGTCGGCATGGCTTCGACGGCCTGACCGATCACCGCCTGCATGCGTCCCAGACGTGCGACCAGATCCGCGATCGGCGTCTGATCGCAGATCGGATGGTACCGTCGCGGAATGAGGTTCTGGCCCATGAATACGGCGATCCAGCTGGAGTCCTCGAAGGTTTCCTCGTCGTACAGACTGACGCGCCCGCGACTTGAGAACATTCGAACCTTGTGGGCCAGTTCATCCGGTGGAGCCGTATTGCGGACAGCGTCCCACAGCGGCTCGCCTTTGCGGGCGTTCGCCCGGTAGTGCAGGATCATGAAGTCCCGCAGCCGATCAGCCTCGGCCGCGATCAGACGATTGTACTCGGCGGCGGCTGCGCCCATCGAATCGCTGGACGGGAACAGGCCCAACAGCTTGCTCACGCCACTCTGAACCAGATGCAGACCGGACGCCTCCAGCGGTTCAAGGGTCGTCGCCGACAATCCGATCGCGACACAGTTGCCGACCCAGGCCCGTGATCGCCGCCCATTTGAGAATCTGATCTGCGGCTGTGCGCCCGAGGCCTCGAAGGCGCTGGCCGAGACCCGCATGGTCCCGACGCCGTTCCCCAGAGGGGCCTTCCAGGACCAGCCGCCGCGCAAGGCCTTCGCTTCCGTCAGCGGGCCCAGGGCTTCGACCGGGCCCAAGGCGCCGCTGATGCGGTCGGCCGGGAGCCAGTGCGAATAATCGACCCGGCCCGCGTCCAGGCGTGAAATCAGATCGCCCTTCTGGCCCGTCGCGTCGATGAACAGATCGGCCTCGAACCGACGTCCGTCGCCGGCCACGACCGCCTTGAGGCCCTCTCCGTCGGCGCGCCGCTCGATGTCCGCGAACCATCCCGCGATTCGCTCG
Encoded proteins:
- a CDS encoding cation:proton antiporter gives rise to the protein MHAMTTTEIFLIALLLIFTAPYLIWRGLRTEYYAPLVVVQIVCGILLGPGVLGAVAPGYYEFVFNPQVITALNGVAWWAVMIFVWIAGIELDLKQAWARRGETGVTAGLALTVPLMFGAVAGIAMLQLPGWVGPNGQPWQVVLGIGMACAVTALPILVLFLEKLEILRLPLGQRVLRYASLDDIAIWGVLALILLDWERVGRQAIFLVGFAVATYAIRALMKWLQERDRWYVSLIWLAACGFAADWCGLHFMVGAFLSGAVLDGEWFDRKRMDQFRDHILLAIMPVFFLSTGLRTQWDVGGVAVFGAAALLLFASVAGKLAGLQIAGRILKWEKGEASIIGWLLQTKALIMIIFANILLDRGIITNETFTALLLMAVGSTMLTIPMVTPALRKLKALAGKGG
- a CDS encoding tryptophan halogenase family protein produces the protein MTRSVLIVGGGSAGWMTAAALARATRGRVSVRLLEDPGHVEDTGVLGPFEAILPSLNGFNASLGLTEATLIAKANATYRLGTVFRSWTRRDHDYIHPFSEFGGTLDGVPFHHHWLRLKAAGMAPPLEAFAVAAVAGRAGRFSLPSDDPRSVTSTMGYGLHLPVADYVAVVRDVAVAAGVERIAGWFADIERRADGEGLKAVVAGDGRRFEADLFIDATGQKGDLISRLDAGRVDYSHWLPADRISGALGPVEALGPLTEAKALRGGWSWKAPLGNGVGTMRVSASAFEASGAQPQIRFSNGRRSRAWVGNCVAIGLSATTLEPLEASGLHLVQSGVSKLLGLFPSSDSMGAAAAEYNRLIAAEADRLRDFMILHYRANARKGEPLWDAVRNTAPPDELAHKVRMFSSRGRVSLYDEETFEDSSWIAVFMGQNLIPRRYHPICDQTPIADLVARLGRMQAVIGQAVEAMPTHAEMLTRYSREPTQPRPS
- a CDS encoding tryptophan halogenase family protein yields the protein MTTDNRIRKIAIVGGGTAGWMTAAALAKILGPGYAEITLIESDEIGTVGVGEATIPQIRTFNTMLGLDEDEFIRRTQGTFKLGIQFRDWGRIGDHYFHPFGPFGVDMEGVSFHAFWLRLNQQGDSSSISEYSLQAMAAERGKFMRPIDAGRSPLSKIAYAFHFDAGLYARYLREYSEGRGVSRLEGRIVDVALRGEDGFVERLTLGDGRTVEADLFVDCSGFRGLLIEGALKTGYDDWSHWLPADRAVAVPCERVEDPVPFTRSTARAAGWQWRIPLQHRTGNGYVFSSRFIDEADATADLLSQLDGKALAEPRTLRFTTGRRRKSWNRNVVALGLASGFIEPLESTSIHMVQSGIANLLAMFPTKAFEQAETDRFNRVVAYEAERIRDFIILHYNATQRTDTEFWNYVRTMPVPDSLLEKYEIFRSRGRVFRENEELFNDTSWFAVMIGQNVAPASYDPVADVLTVDETRRRLAQTAEAIRNSADYMPAHAAFIAEHCAAR